Genomic window (Pseudothauera hydrothermalis):
GCTTATCGTCGTATTTGGGGGCGCCACGCTGTTCTTTCACAACCCCACCTTCATCAAGTGGAAGCCCACCGCGCTGTACTGGCTGTTCGGCGCTGTGCTCACCGGCTCTGTGGTGCTGTTTCGCCGCAACCTGATTCGCCGTATGCTGGAAGCGCAGCTGCAGTTGCCCGATATCGTGTGGGCCCGTTTGAATACTGCCTGGGCGGTTTTTTTCTTTGCCATGGGTGGGCTCAATCTCTACGTGGCCTACAGTTTTTCCGAAGCGGCTTGGGTTAATTTCAAACTTTTTGGCGGCATGGGACTGATGTTGGTTTTTGTGCTCGCCCAGGGCTTTTACCTGTCCAAATACCTAGAAGAGGATCCCCAGCAATGATGTTCTACGCCCTGATCGGCGAGGATGCGCCCGGTACGCTGGATGCCCGCATGGCGGCCCGTCCG
Coding sequences:
- a CDS encoding septation protein A; amino-acid sequence: MKFLFDLLPVILFFGVYKLAGAHQEAAFEMAGGWFGDGVSATQVPILLATVVAILATFGQIAWVWARHRKVDTMLWMSLGLIVVFGGATLFFHNPTFIKWKPTALYWLFGAVLTGSVVLFRRNLIRRMLEAQLQLPDIVWARLNTAWAVFFFAMGGLNLYVAYSFSEAAWVNFKLFGGMGLMLVFVLAQGFYLSKYLEEDPQQ